A portion of the Lysinibacillus timonensis genome contains these proteins:
- the dnaN gene encoding DNA polymerase III subunit beta, whose protein sequence is MKFDIMRDRLLDGLNDVMKAVSSKTTIPILTGIKIDVTNEGMRLTGSDADITIQTFIPIEENGDQLINITETGSIVLQARMFNEIIRKLPTNDVEIEVSNSFQTHIRSGKSEFHLIGLDPTEYPLLPEIAMDRQFSIPGDLLKSIIRETVFAVATSESRPVLTGVNWQIQADELICVATDSHRLARRKTKLEQLPTDVNTVVIPGKSLNELNKILGESTEPVQIVITSQQVLFKSENVLFFSRLLEGNYPDTTRLIPEDFKTNITINGKSLLQAIDRASLLAREDRNNVVRFETFDGNVVEISSNSPEIGKVEEQIQVEALEGENLKISFSAKYMMEALKAIDGQDVIIQFTGSMRPFILRSVHDDAILQLILPVRTY, encoded by the coding sequence ATGAAATTTGATATTATGAGAGACCGTTTGTTAGATGGTCTAAATGATGTAATGAAAGCAGTCAGTTCCAAAACGACGATACCTATCTTAACTGGTATAAAAATTGACGTAACAAATGAGGGAATGCGTTTAACTGGTAGTGATGCTGATATTACAATTCAAACTTTTATACCGATTGAAGAAAATGGAGATCAATTAATCAATATTACAGAAACCGGTTCAATTGTTTTACAAGCAAGAATGTTTAATGAAATTATACGCAAACTTCCTACAAATGATGTAGAAATAGAAGTATCAAATAGTTTTCAAACACATATCCGATCTGGTAAATCAGAATTTCACCTAATAGGATTAGACCCTACTGAATATCCTTTGTTACCTGAAATTGCGATGGATCGTCAATTTTCTATTCCGGGGGATTTATTAAAATCCATTATTCGTGAAACAGTTTTTGCAGTAGCAACTTCAGAAAGTCGACCTGTTCTAACAGGTGTTAACTGGCAAATCCAAGCTGATGAATTAATTTGTGTAGCTACAGATAGTCATCGATTAGCTAGAAGAAAAACTAAACTTGAACAGTTACCAACAGATGTTAATACAGTTGTTATTCCAGGAAAAAGTCTAAATGAGTTAAACAAAATTTTAGGTGAATCAACGGAACCTGTTCAAATCGTCATTACAAGTCAACAAGTATTATTTAAATCCGAAAATGTTTTATTCTTCTCTCGTTTATTAGAAGGCAATTATCCTGATACAACAAGGTTAATTCCTGAAGATTTTAAAACGAATATTACGATTAATGGAAAATCGCTATTGCAAGCAATTGACCGTGCGTCACTTTTAGCAAGAGAAGACCGAAATAATGTTGTTCGTTTTGAAACTTTTGATGGTAATGTGGTAGAAATATCATCAAATTCACCTGAAATTGGTAAAGTTGAAGAACAAATTCAAGTAGAAGCACTGGAAGGGGAAAACTTAAAAATCTCCTTTAGTGCAAAATATATGATGGAAGCGTTAAAGGCAATTGATGGACAAGATGTTATCATACAATTTACAGGATCTATGCGACCATTTATCCTAAGATCTGTCCATGATGATGCAATTTTACAATTAATTTTACCTGTAAGAACTTACTAA
- the dnaA gene encoding chromosomal replication initiator protein DnaA, producing MEHLDELWNNVLAQVEQKISKPSFETWLKSTKLLSYKGSNVIIAAPNSFARDWLENHYVHLIAGILTELTGEDLLIKFVVQKDQDSDDFELPAPIIQAKNTEHYDNSAGMLNPKYTFDTFVIGSGNRFAHAASLAVAEAPAKAYNPFFIYGGVGLGKTHLMHAIGHYVLEHNPDAKVVYLSSEKFTNEFINSIRDNKAVDFRNKYRNVDVLLIDDIQFLAGKESTQEEFFHTFNTLHTESKQIVISSDRPPKEIPTLEDRLRSRFEWGLITDITPPDLETRIAILRKKAKADGLDIPNEVMHYIANQIDTNIRELEGALIRVVAYSSLVNKDISTELAAEALKDIIPNSKPRIITILDIKQVVGEHYHIRLEDFAAKRRTKQIAFPRQVAMYLSRELTDFSLPKIGEEFGGRDHTTVIHAHEKIASLLKDDQQLQQDLKQIRSMLGK from the coding sequence TTGGAACATTTAGATGAATTATGGAATAATGTCCTGGCTCAAGTTGAACAAAAAATATCAAAACCAAGCTTCGAAACCTGGTTAAAATCAACAAAATTACTTTCCTATAAAGGTTCGAATGTAATTATTGCTGCACCGAATTCATTTGCCCGTGATTGGTTAGAAAATCACTATGTACATTTAATAGCGGGTATATTAACAGAATTGACTGGTGAAGACCTGTTGATAAAGTTTGTTGTTCAAAAAGATCAGGATAGTGATGACTTTGAATTACCAGCACCGATCATCCAAGCAAAAAACACTGAGCATTACGACAATTCAGCAGGAATGCTTAATCCAAAATATACATTTGATACATTTGTAATAGGTTCTGGTAACCGATTTGCTCATGCAGCTTCATTAGCTGTTGCAGAAGCACCTGCAAAAGCTTATAACCCGTTCTTTATTTATGGTGGAGTTGGATTAGGTAAAACGCATTTAATGCACGCAATTGGCCATTATGTACTTGAACATAATCCAGATGCAAAAGTTGTTTATTTATCATCTGAAAAATTTACAAATGAGTTTATTAACTCAATTCGTGATAACAAGGCTGTAGATTTTCGTAATAAATACCGTAATGTAGACGTCTTGCTAATAGATGATATTCAATTTTTAGCTGGAAAAGAATCTACTCAAGAAGAATTTTTCCATACTTTTAATACATTACACACAGAATCAAAACAAATCGTTATTTCAAGTGACAGACCACCAAAGGAAATTCCAACTCTTGAAGATCGCCTTCGTTCCCGATTTGAGTGGGGTTTAATCACTGATATTACTCCTCCTGACTTGGAAACTCGTATTGCTATTTTACGAAAAAAGGCAAAAGCTGATGGGTTAGATATTCCAAATGAAGTCATGCATTATATTGCTAATCAAATTGATACAAATATTCGTGAGTTAGAGGGAGCATTAATACGTGTCGTAGCATATTCATCGTTAGTAAATAAAGATATTTCAACTGAATTAGCAGCTGAGGCTTTAAAAGATATTATTCCTAACTCTAAGCCACGAATTATTACGATTCTTGATATTAAGCAAGTGGTTGGGGAACATTATCACATACGTTTAGAGGATTTTGCTGCTAAACGACGCACGAAACAAATTGCATTTCCTCGTCAAGTAGCGATGTATTTATCGCGCGAACTTACGGATTTTTCTTTGCCTAAAATTGGAGAAGAATTCGGAGGTCGGGATCATACAACAGTTATTCATGCACACGAAAAAATCGCCTCTTTATTAAAAGACGATCAACAACTACAACAAGATTTAAAACAAATACGTAGTATGTTAGGTAAATAA
- the yaaA gene encoding S4 domain-containing protein YaaA → MNEIVIETEFITLGQALKLTDSISSGGMAKWFLSEHDVYVNGEVEDRRGRKLYQGDVINIPGNGRYVIVNKNGGN, encoded by the coding sequence TTGAATGAAATTGTAATTGAAACTGAATTTATTACACTTGGCCAAGCATTGAAATTAACAGATTCCATTAGCTCTGGCGGTATGGCGAAATGGTTTTTATCAGAACATGACGTCTATGTGAACGGAGAAGTAGAAGATCGTCGTGGCCGAAAATTATATCAGGGTGATGTAATTAACATACCAGGAAATGGTAGATATGTGATTGTAAATAAGAACGGTGGAAATTAA
- the recF gene encoding DNA replication/repair protein RecF, protein MIIESLQLTNYRNYESLKLDFSPQINVFIGENAQGKTNVMESIYVLALAKSHRTSNDKELIRWDSDYGKIEGDVQNRYGNFPMELSITKKGKKGRVNHIEQTKLSNYIGQLNVVMFAPEDLNVVKGSPQIRRRFIDMEIGQISPVYLHDLLTFQKILKQRNHLLKINQGKSNINDVLFDIYTEQYIQAAIQIIRKRFKFVELLQEWAEPIHSGISRSLEKLVIKYRPVTGMNADWTFEEMTTYLEKKLAEVKQKELDRGVTLVGPHRDDLQFLVNDYDVQTYGSQGQQRTTALSLKLAEIELIKQETKETPILLLDDVLSELDDYRQSHLLNTIQGEVQTFVTTTSVDGIHHETIQHAKMFHVKHGTVEE, encoded by the coding sequence ATGATTATTGAAAGTTTACAACTTACAAACTACCGGAATTATGAGTCTTTAAAGTTAGATTTTTCTCCTCAAATCAACGTGTTTATAGGAGAAAACGCACAAGGTAAAACAAATGTGATGGAATCGATTTATGTTTTAGCTTTAGCAAAATCTCATCGAACGAGTAATGATAAAGAATTGATACGCTGGGACTCAGACTATGGTAAAATAGAAGGTGATGTACAAAATCGTTATGGTAACTTTCCTATGGAACTTTCAATAACAAAGAAAGGGAAAAAAGGGAGGGTTAACCATATCGAACAAACCAAACTAAGCAACTACATTGGGCAATTGAACGTAGTAATGTTTGCTCCAGAAGATTTAAATGTAGTTAAGGGAAGTCCGCAAATTAGAAGACGTTTTATCGATATGGAGATAGGTCAGATATCACCAGTCTATTTGCACGATTTATTAACATTTCAAAAGATATTAAAACAAAGGAATCATTTGCTAAAAATTAATCAAGGAAAATCAAATATCAATGATGTATTATTTGATATTTATACTGAGCAATATATTCAGGCTGCAATACAAATTATTCGAAAAAGGTTTAAGTTTGTAGAACTTTTGCAAGAGTGGGCTGAACCGATACATTCTGGTATTTCCCGTAGTCTTGAAAAATTAGTTATCAAGTATCGCCCAGTAACAGGGATGAATGCGGATTGGACTTTTGAAGAAATGACTACATACTTGGAAAAGAAACTTGCAGAAGTAAAACAAAAAGAACTGGATAGAGGTGTTACATTAGTAGGACCTCATCGAGATGATTTGCAGTTTTTAGTAAATGATTACGATGTTCAAACATATGGCTCACAAGGTCAACAACGAACAACAGCGCTTTCTTTAAAACTTGCTGAAATTGAACTAATTAAGCAAGAAACAAAGGAAACGCCCATTTTACTTTTAGATGATGTTTTATCGGAATTAGACGATTACCGTCAATCTCATTTATTGAATACCATTCAAGGAGAAGTTCAGACATTTGTTACTACAACAAGCGTGGATGGGATTCATCATGAAACAATTCAACATGCAAAAATGTTCCATGTGAAACATGGTACGGTTGAAGAATAA